In the Topomyia yanbarensis strain Yona2022 chromosome 3, ASM3024719v1, whole genome shotgun sequence genome, one interval contains:
- the LOC131687824 gene encoding uncharacterized protein K02A2.6-like yields MYQQRTGFFSEQDKTILYTDASPVTLGAVLVQEGSNLAPRIISFVSKSLTSTEKKYAQNQREALGAVWAVEHFSYFLLGRHFTLRTDAQGVAFILNRSKEDSRRALTRADGWALRLSPYRYDIEYVRGVENIADPPSRLYNGKDAAFYEENSPWELATLEANSVEFLTEEEIKNATDQDETLQKVICALESGVWPKYLRRYHTVEKDLSVRNGMVIKTGCAVVPKTLQTHALEVAHEGHPSTAKMKSIMRQRVWWPGLPKDITTWVESCKTCCVDGKPEKTTPMERVFIPKTAWDTVALDFNGPYVKLGGILILVVVDYKSRYVIAKPVKSTSFEHTKKILDEVFEKEGFPKTIKTDNGPPFNGQDFANYCKQRGISTIFSTPLFPQQNGLAECYMKLINKAMAVATTDKTSYVE; encoded by the exons ATGTACCAGCAGCGTACAG GATTCTTCTCAGAGCAAGATAAAACAATACTCTACACAGACGCCTCCCCCGTCACGTTGGGAGCCGTTCTTGTGCAAGAAGGATCGAATCTTGCACCTCGCATAATAAGTTTCGTTTCAAAGTCCCTAACTTCTACCGAAAAAAAGTACGCCCAGAATCAACGGGAAGCATTGGGAGCGGTCTGGGCAGTGGAACACTTTTCCTACTTCCTGCTTGGCAGACACTTCACGCTACGAACAGATGCGCAGGGGGTAGCTTTTATTCTCAATAGATCAAAAGAGGATTCAAGGCGTGCTTTAACACGTGCTGATGGATGGGCTCTCAGGTTAAGCCCATATCGATACGATATCGAATATGTCCGTGGAGTTGAGAATATCGCCGATCCACCATCTAGGCTCTACAATGGTAAAGATGCAGCGTTTTATGAGGAAAACAGTCCATGGGAATTGGCAACTCTCGAAGCAAATTCAGTAGAATTCCTAACCGAGGAAGAAATTAAGAACGCTACAGATCAGGACGAAACTCTGCAAAAGGTAATCTGTGCATTAGAATCAGGAGTATGGCCTAAATACTTGCGAAGGTACCACACGGTTGAAAAGGATCTATCCGTTCGGAATGGTATGGTTATTAAAACCGGCTGTGCAGTAGTACCCAAAACACTTCAGACACATGCCTTGGAGGTAGCACACGAGGGACACCCGTCAACCGCAAAAATGAAGAGTATAATGCGGCAACGCGTGTGGTGGCCAGGACTGCCTAAAGACATAACCACCTGGGTTGAATCGTGTAAAACATGTTGTGTCGACGGCAAACCGGAAAAGACGACGCCAATGGAAAGGGTGTTTATCCCAAAAACTGCCTGGGATACCGTAGCACTCGATTTCAATGGCCCCTACGTCAAGCTCGGAGGGATTCTCATTCTAGTAGTAGTCGACTACAAATCTCGATACGTCATAGCAAAACCTGTGAAATCAACCAGTTTTGAGCACACTAAAAAAATCCTCGATGAGGTCTTCGAGAAAGAAGGTTTCCCAAAGACCATTAAAACGGATAATGGACCTCCATTCAACGGTCAAGATTTCGCAAACTATTGCAAACAACGAGGCATTTCTACGATCTTTTCGACACCACTATTTCCGCAGCAAAACGGATTAGCCGAATGTTATATGAAATTGATTAACAAGGCTATGGCAGTGGCCACAACGGATAAAACAAGTTACGTCGAATAA